The stretch of DNA GTACCGCCCCCCGCTTCGGCGTGATCGATAGCGGCTTGAATCCGCGATTGTGCTTCGGGGCTGACGACCGGTCCCATTTCCGTTTCGCCGACGATGTCGGTCCGTCCCACTTTGACGGCAGCGGTGAGTTCGTTGAGGCAGTCAAGGTGCTTGGTAATTCGAGCCCCGACACCAACGAGAACCGAGCTGGCCATGCAACGCTGGCCCGCGCAGCCGAAGGATGATCCGATCACGGCCCGTGCAACGGCCTGCGGGTCGGCATCGGGCAGGACGACTGTAAAATTCTTTGCCCCGCCTCCCGCTTGGCATCGTTTGTTGTGTGAGGTGGCCAGTTGATAAACGTCGCGGGCGACTGCGGAGGAGCCGACGAAACTAATGGCGGCGATTTGCGGATGCGTCGCCAAGGCTTCGACGACTTCACGTCCGCCATGCACGAGATTGAACACGCCGGGAGGCAACCCCGCTTCGAGCAGCAATTCCGCCAGTCGTTGCGCAGCCAGCGGGACGCGTTCGGACGGTTTGAGGATGAACGTGTTTCCGCAGACCAGTGCGATCGGAAAGATCCACATCGGCACCATCACCGGGAAATTAAACGGCGAAATCCCCGCACAGACGCCGAGCGGTTGTCGGATGGTTTTACCGTCTAAATGCCCGGCGACATTTTCGAGGCATTGCCCCATCAATAGCGACGGCCCGCCGCAGGCGAATTCGACGACCTCCATTCCCCGTTGCACTTCGCCGCGCGCTTCGTCGAGCGTTTTGCCGTTTTCCAACGAGACAAGTTGCGCGAGTTGTTCAAAGTCTCGTTTGAGCAGTTCGTGAAAGCGAAAAAACAAACGCGCCCGTTCTAAGGGAGGCGTCGCACTCCATGAGGGAAACGCGGCGGCGGCCGCTTCGGCAGCACGGTCGACGATCGCGGGCCCTTGCAGCGGCGTCTGCGTCAGTTCGATTCCCAGCGACGGATTCCAAACGGGGACCGATTGCTCCCCATCGGCGTCACTCCACGTTTCGGCAATCAAGTTTCGGACCGCGTAGGACATTGATAATTCATCCTGCTGCAAGACTCAAGAAATGCTCGTGAAGCCGGGGACCACAGGCGACTCGACTCTATTTCCGCGTTTTGTAGGTTGCCGGTTTGCCATCCCGGCCGATTTGCACGGTATAACTTTCACCATCCGGAGCGATCGTGGCTTTGACGAATGTGCCGTCGCAGTGGTCGGAGGTTTCTGCGGAGTTGGCGATGAATTCCGGCGGCGTTTGGTCTTCTGCGGCGACCTTAATATTGCGGTGCAGCTGATAGAGCGCCTGTAGCGATTTCACGCCTCGCAACGTTTTCAAGGTGTTGGGATGCCCCCCCTTGACCGGGCCGTTGCACATGACAGCTACGATCGGATCGACGGCGTGCACCAGAACAGGATTGTTGCTGACCGGCAGGCCGTGGTGCGTGACCATGAACAGGTCGACTTGACCAATCGGGTTGTTGGGTGTCACCAATTTTGCTTCGACATTCCACGTCAAGTCACCGCAGCAGAGGAATTTGAAGTCGCCGAAACTCAGCAGAAAACTCAAACTGGCGGCGTTGTCGCTTTTGTCGCGTGGTTTGGGTTCGTTTGTTTTTGCAAACGGGTTGGGCGGACCGTCGTTGGGAATCACTTCGCGACTAGCGGTGATGATCTTAACCGCCAGCGGCGTCTGACCCGACTTGAGCGGCAAGCTGTCGCCGGCGGCGAGTGCTTTGGATTCGTTTTGGGACGCAGCGCGATAAAAGCCGATCCGTTCTTCGAAATTTGGATCCTCCGCCAAGGTTTCGGGAATGCCGCGGTCCCAGAAGTTTTTGATTTCAATTTCCGACGCCAGCGACGCATGATTGCCGAAGTGGTCCAAATGCCAATGTGTGACCGCAGCGTGGTCAAGGTGGTTTAAGTGTGCTTCATCACGTAGGACTTTGAGAATGCGATCGCGATCGCGGCCGTTGTTGTCGGGATATCCCGAGTCGATTAGTAACGATTCACCCGCGGGAGTGACAAACAGCGTAGCAGCGCCTCCTTCGACATCGATGAAATAGATCGTCAATGGCCCCTCGGCAGCGATGGCCGGCGGCGCGGCTGCGGAAACAAGCAAGGTGGCGATGACGGTGCTGATCGCAAAAAAGAGTTTCTCGCGCATGGTATTTTCTCGTTGAGATAAGGAGTGAGTCGAAAGTGGTTCGTTATCGTTTCCGGCGGCGTTTGCCGGGGTCTTTTTTGTGCGGCTTCGATTCCGGTTGTTCCGGGGGAGCGGGTGGCGGTGTTTTTTCCTCGCCGGCCATGTCAGGGGGGATCGTGTTGTGCATCATGTCACTTGCGGATTTGGCTTTGATGTTGGCGAATTTCTCTTCGGAGAACGCTTTGAGTTCCGTATTGAATATCTTGACCAAAGCATGCAAACAACTGGCCACGGTGGGACCGACGAAGATGCCCCACAACCCCATTGCTTGCAGGCCTCCCAACACGCTAACAAAGGCCAATAGGGGATGCAGTTTGGCATCGCTATGCAAGACATAGGTGCGGATGATGTTATCCAGCGTGCCAATGAAAATTGTGCCGTAAGCGGTCACAAACAGCGCGCTGCCCCAATGACCGTCGGCCGCCAACCAGATTGCCACCGGAGCCCACACCAACCACGTGCCGATCAGTGGGATCATGGCGGTCAAGGTGCAGACAATGCTCAACAAGAAAAAATGGCCGACGAAAAAATAGAGGACCGCCGCCGTGGCGATTCCCTGCCCCAATGCGGCTGCGAATGTCGCTAAAACGACTGC from Symmachiella dynata encodes:
- a CDS encoding ComEC/Rec2 family competence protein, which codes for MREKLFFAISTVIATLLVSAAAPPAIAAEGPLTIYFIDVEGGAATLFVTPAGESLLIDSGYPDNNGRDRDRILKVLRDEAHLNHLDHAAVTHWHLDHFGNHASLASEIEIKNFWDRGIPETLAEDPNFEERIGFYRAASQNESKALAAGDSLPLKSGQTPLAVKIITASREVIPNDGPPNPFAKTNEPKPRDKSDNAASLSFLLSFGDFKFLCCGDLTWNVEAKLVTPNNPIGQVDLFMVTHHGLPVSNNPVLVHAVDPIVAVMCNGPVKGGHPNTLKTLRGVKSLQALYQLHRNIKVAAEDQTPPEFIANSAETSDHCDGTFVKATIAPDGESYTVQIGRDGKPATYKTRK
- a CDS encoding CoA-acylating methylmalonate-semialdehyde dehydrogenase: MSYAVRNLIAETWSDADGEQSVPVWNPSLGIELTQTPLQGPAIVDRAAEAAAAAFPSWSATPPLERARLFFRFHELLKRDFEQLAQLVSLENGKTLDEARGEVQRGMEVVEFACGGPSLLMGQCLENVAGHLDGKTIRQPLGVCAGISPFNFPVMVPMWIFPIALVCGNTFILKPSERVPLAAQRLAELLLEAGLPPGVFNLVHGGREVVEALATHPQIAAISFVGSSAVARDVYQLATSHNKRCQAGGGAKNFTVVLPDADPQAVARAVIGSSFGCAGQRCMASSVLVGVGARITKHLDCLNELTAAVKVGRTDIVGETEMGPVVSPEAQSRIQAAIDHAEAGGGTVTVDGRGTQVADAPGGFFVGPTIIEHAPPETNLLQQEVFGPVLAVERVDQLEEAIQLANRSQFGNGAVIFTSNGNAAREFASRVNCGMVGINVGVPAPTALFPFNGWHGSFFGDLHMQGSEGVQFFTQQKVILSRWENFGHRNQGW